In Cicer arietinum cultivar CDC Frontier isolate Library 1 chromosome 1, Cicar.CDCFrontier_v2.0, whole genome shotgun sequence, one DNA window encodes the following:
- the LOC101489343 gene encoding protein FIP1 isoform X6, translating into MATERFPSPPSTSQEENALFLDILHEAPLFAHRKAARVVGSVFYCILLASYATLAVGAQWIFRPVQGLISPVLCSCDVLLLLLTGIFQQYLVYQVQKIRLQGYYSFSQKLKFIVRIPFAITAYGTAAMLLVIVWKPYTGFLSISAILRIIMVVEALCAGCFMSLYIGYIHQYNSLNSHPDVLKSLYSPLQPSSSLEGLSRYHDGRLSDQQMALLQYQRENLHFLSEEILRLQESLSKYERTDDRSTPQVDLAHLLAARDQELRTISAEITLRRWVGQFSEMYSPSLKMMASLEHSMDAIYHEILYIMNQVQSELRLARSLIAERDSEVQRVRTTNNQYVEENERLRAILGEWSTRAAKLERALEAERMSNLELQRKVSTQKNQAHMSVEATEQGA; encoded by the exons ATGGCAACGGAGAGATTCCCTTCTCCGCCATCCACATCTCAAGAGGAAAACGCTCT TTTTCTGGATATACTTCATGAGGCTCCTTTATTTGCTCACCGCAAAGCTGCAAGGGTTGTTGGAAGCGTTTTCTATTGCATACTATTGGCAA GTTATGCTACTTTGGCTGTAGGAGCTCAATGGATATTTCGTCCTGTGCAAGGATTGATATCTCCTGTGCTATGTAGTTGTGATGTTCTTCTTTTGCTGTTGACAG GAATCTTTCAACAATATCTGGTTTATCAAGTGCAGAAGATACGGTTGCAG GGCTATTATAGTTTCAGCCAGAAGTTGAAATTTATTGTTCGCATACCCTTCGCCATTACAGCTTATG GAACTGCTGCTATGCTACTTGTTATAGTCTGGAAACCGTACACTGGTTTTCTGTCAATCTCTGCAATATTGAG GATTATTATGGTAGTCGAAGCATTATGTGCTGGATGTTTTATGAGCCTTTACATTG GTTACATACACCAGTATAATTCATTGAACTCCCATCCTGATGTTCTGAAGTCCTTATACTCACCCCTACAACCATCAAGTTCTTTGGAGGGTCTAAG CAGGTACCATGATGGTAGGCTCTCTGATCAGCAAATGGCTTTGTTGCAATATCAGCGTGAAAATCTTCATTTTTTGAGCGAGGAG ATTCTTCGATTGCAAGAATCTTTAAGCAAATATGAAAGAACTGATGATCGGAGCACGCCTCAG GTTGACCTTGCTCATCTACTAGCAGCTCGTGATCAGGAACTGCGTACAATTTCTGCAGAG ATAACTCTTAGAAGGTGGGTTGGGCAGTTTAGTGAGATGTATAGCCCAAG CCTGAAAATGATGGCTAGTCTGGAACATTCAATGGACGCCATTTATCATGAGATTCTATACATT ATGAACCAAGTGCAATCTGAACTAAGGCTTGCACGGTCCTTGATTGCTGAAAGGGACTCCGAGGTCCAACGTGTCCGCACGACCAACAATCAG TATGTAGAAGAGAATGAAAGACTCAGAGCTATTTTAGGAGAATGGAGCACCCGAGCTGCCAAg CTTGAGCGAGCATTGGAAGCCGAACGGATGTCAAATCTTGAATTACAAAGGAAGGTTTCAACGCAAAAAAATCAAGCACATATGTCAGTAGAAGCAACTGAACAAGGAGCTTAA
- the LOC101489343 gene encoding protein FIP1 isoform X7, translated as MATERFPSPPSTSQEENALFLDILHEAPLFAHRKAARVVGSVFYCILLASYATLAVGAQWIFRPVQGLISPVLCSCDVLLLLLTGIFQQYLVYQVQKIRLQGYYSFSQKLKFIVRIPFAITAYGTAAMLLVIVWKPYTGFLSISAILRIIMVVEALCAGCFMSLYIGYIHQYNSLNSHPDVLKSLYSPLQPSSSLEGLRYHDGRLSDQQMALLQYQRENLHFLSEEILRLQESLSKYERTDDRSTPQVDLAHLLAARDQELRTISAEMNQVQSELRLARSLIAERDSEVQRVRTTNNQYVEENERLRAILGEWSTRAAKLERALEAERMSNLELQRKVSTQKNQAHMSVEATEQGA; from the exons ATGGCAACGGAGAGATTCCCTTCTCCGCCATCCACATCTCAAGAGGAAAACGCTCT TTTTCTGGATATACTTCATGAGGCTCCTTTATTTGCTCACCGCAAAGCTGCAAGGGTTGTTGGAAGCGTTTTCTATTGCATACTATTGGCAA GTTATGCTACTTTGGCTGTAGGAGCTCAATGGATATTTCGTCCTGTGCAAGGATTGATATCTCCTGTGCTATGTAGTTGTGATGTTCTTCTTTTGCTGTTGACAG GAATCTTTCAACAATATCTGGTTTATCAAGTGCAGAAGATACGGTTGCAG GGCTATTATAGTTTCAGCCAGAAGTTGAAATTTATTGTTCGCATACCCTTCGCCATTACAGCTTATG GAACTGCTGCTATGCTACTTGTTATAGTCTGGAAACCGTACACTGGTTTTCTGTCAATCTCTGCAATATTGAG GATTATTATGGTAGTCGAAGCATTATGTGCTGGATGTTTTATGAGCCTTTACATTG GTTACATACACCAGTATAATTCATTGAACTCCCATCCTGATGTTCTGAAGTCCTTATACTCACCCCTACAACCATCAAGTTCTTTGGAGGGTCTAAG GTACCATGATGGTAGGCTCTCTGATCAGCAAATGGCTTTGTTGCAATATCAGCGTGAAAATCTTCATTTTTTGAGCGAGGAG ATTCTTCGATTGCAAGAATCTTTAAGCAAATATGAAAGAACTGATGATCGGAGCACGCCTCAG GTTGACCTTGCTCATCTACTAGCAGCTCGTGATCAGGAACTGCGTACAATTTCTGCAGAG ATGAACCAAGTGCAATCTGAACTAAGGCTTGCACGGTCCTTGATTGCTGAAAGGGACTCCGAGGTCCAACGTGTCCGCACGACCAACAATCAG TATGTAGAAGAGAATGAAAGACTCAGAGCTATTTTAGGAGAATGGAGCACCCGAGCTGCCAAg CTTGAGCGAGCATTGGAAGCCGAACGGATGTCAAATCTTGAATTACAAAGGAAGGTTTCAACGCAAAAAAATCAAGCACATATGTCAGTAGAAGCAACTGAACAAGGAGCTTAA
- the LOC101489343 gene encoding protein FIP1 isoform X5 — protein MHLPFSNSQIPTHRITHHDDPNLELEDGNGEIPFSAIHISRGKRSLRCMQNQALCFDFRCCSFLDILHEAPLFAHRKAARVVGSVFYCILLASYATLAVGAQWIFRPVQGLISPVLCSCDVLLLLLTGIFQQYLVYQVQKIRLQGYYSFSQKLKFIVRIPFAITAYGTAAMLLVIVWKPYTGFLSISAILRIIMVVEALCAGCFMSLYIGYIHQYNSLNSHPDVLKSLYSPLQPSSSLEGLRYHDGRLSDQQMALLQYQRENLHFLSEEILRLQESLSKYERTDDRSTPQVDLAHLLAARDQELRTISAEMNQVQSELRLARSLIAERDSEVQRVRTTNNQYVEENERLRAILGEWSTRAAKLERALEAERMSNLELQRKVSTQKNQAHMSVEATEQGA, from the exons ATGCACCTTCCTTTTTCCAATTCGCAGATTCCAACACACCGAATCACTCATCACGACGATCCAAACCTAGAACTAGAAGATGGCAACGGAGAGATTCCCTTCTCCGCCATCCACATCTCAAGAGGAAAACGCTCT TTACGATGCATGCAAAATCAAGCTCTCTGTTTTGATTTTCGTTGTTGTAGTTTTCTGGATATACTTCATGAGGCTCCTTTATTTGCTCACCGCAAAGCTGCAAGGGTTGTTGGAAGCGTTTTCTATTGCATACTATTGGCAA GTTATGCTACTTTGGCTGTAGGAGCTCAATGGATATTTCGTCCTGTGCAAGGATTGATATCTCCTGTGCTATGTAGTTGTGATGTTCTTCTTTTGCTGTTGACAG GAATCTTTCAACAATATCTGGTTTATCAAGTGCAGAAGATACGGTTGCAG GGCTATTATAGTTTCAGCCAGAAGTTGAAATTTATTGTTCGCATACCCTTCGCCATTACAGCTTATG GAACTGCTGCTATGCTACTTGTTATAGTCTGGAAACCGTACACTGGTTTTCTGTCAATCTCTGCAATATTGAG GATTATTATGGTAGTCGAAGCATTATGTGCTGGATGTTTTATGAGCCTTTACATTG GTTACATACACCAGTATAATTCATTGAACTCCCATCCTGATGTTCTGAAGTCCTTATACTCACCCCTACAACCATCAAGTTCTTTGGAGGGTCTAAG GTACCATGATGGTAGGCTCTCTGATCAGCAAATGGCTTTGTTGCAATATCAGCGTGAAAATCTTCATTTTTTGAGCGAGGAG ATTCTTCGATTGCAAGAATCTTTAAGCAAATATGAAAGAACTGATGATCGGAGCACGCCTCAG GTTGACCTTGCTCATCTACTAGCAGCTCGTGATCAGGAACTGCGTACAATTTCTGCAGAG ATGAACCAAGTGCAATCTGAACTAAGGCTTGCACGGTCCTTGATTGCTGAAAGGGACTCCGAGGTCCAACGTGTCCGCACGACCAACAATCAG TATGTAGAAGAGAATGAAAGACTCAGAGCTATTTTAGGAGAATGGAGCACCCGAGCTGCCAAg CTTGAGCGAGCATTGGAAGCCGAACGGATGTCAAATCTTGAATTACAAAGGAAGGTTTCAACGCAAAAAAATCAAGCACATATGTCAGTAGAAGCAACTGAACAAGGAGCTTAA
- the LOC101489343 gene encoding protein FIP1 isoform X2, translating into MHLPFSNSQIPTHRITHHDDPNLELEDGNGEIPFSAIHISRGKRSLRCMQNQALCFDFRCCSFLDILHEAPLFAHRKAARVVGSVFYCILLASYATLAVGAQWIFRPVQGLISPVLCSCDVLLLLLTGIFQQYLVYQVQKIRLQGYYSFSQKLKFIVRIPFAITAYGTAAMLLVIVWKPYTGFLSISAILRIIMVVEALCAGCFMSLYIGYIHQYNSLNSHPDVLKSLYSPLQPSSSLEGLRYHDGRLSDQQMALLQYQRENLHFLSEEILRLQESLSKYERTDDRSTPQVDLAHLLAARDQELRTISAEITLRRWVGQFSEMYSPSLKMMASLEHSMDAIYHEILYIMNQVQSELRLARSLIAERDSEVQRVRTTNNQYVEENERLRAILGEWSTRAAKLERALEAERMSNLELQRKVSTQKNQAHMSVEATEQGA; encoded by the exons ATGCACCTTCCTTTTTCCAATTCGCAGATTCCAACACACCGAATCACTCATCACGACGATCCAAACCTAGAACTAGAAGATGGCAACGGAGAGATTCCCTTCTCCGCCATCCACATCTCAAGAGGAAAACGCTCT TTACGATGCATGCAAAATCAAGCTCTCTGTTTTGATTTTCGTTGTTGTAGTTTTCTGGATATACTTCATGAGGCTCCTTTATTTGCTCACCGCAAAGCTGCAAGGGTTGTTGGAAGCGTTTTCTATTGCATACTATTGGCAA GTTATGCTACTTTGGCTGTAGGAGCTCAATGGATATTTCGTCCTGTGCAAGGATTGATATCTCCTGTGCTATGTAGTTGTGATGTTCTTCTTTTGCTGTTGACAG GAATCTTTCAACAATATCTGGTTTATCAAGTGCAGAAGATACGGTTGCAG GGCTATTATAGTTTCAGCCAGAAGTTGAAATTTATTGTTCGCATACCCTTCGCCATTACAGCTTATG GAACTGCTGCTATGCTACTTGTTATAGTCTGGAAACCGTACACTGGTTTTCTGTCAATCTCTGCAATATTGAG GATTATTATGGTAGTCGAAGCATTATGTGCTGGATGTTTTATGAGCCTTTACATTG GTTACATACACCAGTATAATTCATTGAACTCCCATCCTGATGTTCTGAAGTCCTTATACTCACCCCTACAACCATCAAGTTCTTTGGAGGGTCTAAG GTACCATGATGGTAGGCTCTCTGATCAGCAAATGGCTTTGTTGCAATATCAGCGTGAAAATCTTCATTTTTTGAGCGAGGAG ATTCTTCGATTGCAAGAATCTTTAAGCAAATATGAAAGAACTGATGATCGGAGCACGCCTCAG GTTGACCTTGCTCATCTACTAGCAGCTCGTGATCAGGAACTGCGTACAATTTCTGCAGAG ATAACTCTTAGAAGGTGGGTTGGGCAGTTTAGTGAGATGTATAGCCCAAG CCTGAAAATGATGGCTAGTCTGGAACATTCAATGGACGCCATTTATCATGAGATTCTATACATT ATGAACCAAGTGCAATCTGAACTAAGGCTTGCACGGTCCTTGATTGCTGAAAGGGACTCCGAGGTCCAACGTGTCCGCACGACCAACAATCAG TATGTAGAAGAGAATGAAAGACTCAGAGCTATTTTAGGAGAATGGAGCACCCGAGCTGCCAAg CTTGAGCGAGCATTGGAAGCCGAACGGATGTCAAATCTTGAATTACAAAGGAAGGTTTCAACGCAAAAAAATCAAGCACATATGTCAGTAGAAGCAACTGAACAAGGAGCTTAA
- the LOC101489343 gene encoding protein FIP1 isoform X1 — MHLPFSNSQIPTHRITHHDDPNLELEDGNGEIPFSAIHISRGKRSLRCMQNQALCFDFRCCSFLDILHEAPLFAHRKAARVVGSVFYCILLASYATLAVGAQWIFRPVQGLISPVLCSCDVLLLLLTGIFQQYLVYQVQKIRLQGYYSFSQKLKFIVRIPFAITAYGTAAMLLVIVWKPYTGFLSISAILRIIMVVEALCAGCFMSLYIGYIHQYNSLNSHPDVLKSLYSPLQPSSSLEGLSRYHDGRLSDQQMALLQYQRENLHFLSEEILRLQESLSKYERTDDRSTPQVDLAHLLAARDQELRTISAEITLRRWVGQFSEMYSPSLKMMASLEHSMDAIYHEILYIMNQVQSELRLARSLIAERDSEVQRVRTTNNQYVEENERLRAILGEWSTRAAKLERALEAERMSNLELQRKVSTQKNQAHMSVEATEQGA; from the exons ATGCACCTTCCTTTTTCCAATTCGCAGATTCCAACACACCGAATCACTCATCACGACGATCCAAACCTAGAACTAGAAGATGGCAACGGAGAGATTCCCTTCTCCGCCATCCACATCTCAAGAGGAAAACGCTCT TTACGATGCATGCAAAATCAAGCTCTCTGTTTTGATTTTCGTTGTTGTAGTTTTCTGGATATACTTCATGAGGCTCCTTTATTTGCTCACCGCAAAGCTGCAAGGGTTGTTGGAAGCGTTTTCTATTGCATACTATTGGCAA GTTATGCTACTTTGGCTGTAGGAGCTCAATGGATATTTCGTCCTGTGCAAGGATTGATATCTCCTGTGCTATGTAGTTGTGATGTTCTTCTTTTGCTGTTGACAG GAATCTTTCAACAATATCTGGTTTATCAAGTGCAGAAGATACGGTTGCAG GGCTATTATAGTTTCAGCCAGAAGTTGAAATTTATTGTTCGCATACCCTTCGCCATTACAGCTTATG GAACTGCTGCTATGCTACTTGTTATAGTCTGGAAACCGTACACTGGTTTTCTGTCAATCTCTGCAATATTGAG GATTATTATGGTAGTCGAAGCATTATGTGCTGGATGTTTTATGAGCCTTTACATTG GTTACATACACCAGTATAATTCATTGAACTCCCATCCTGATGTTCTGAAGTCCTTATACTCACCCCTACAACCATCAAGTTCTTTGGAGGGTCTAAG CAGGTACCATGATGGTAGGCTCTCTGATCAGCAAATGGCTTTGTTGCAATATCAGCGTGAAAATCTTCATTTTTTGAGCGAGGAG ATTCTTCGATTGCAAGAATCTTTAAGCAAATATGAAAGAACTGATGATCGGAGCACGCCTCAG GTTGACCTTGCTCATCTACTAGCAGCTCGTGATCAGGAACTGCGTACAATTTCTGCAGAG ATAACTCTTAGAAGGTGGGTTGGGCAGTTTAGTGAGATGTATAGCCCAAG CCTGAAAATGATGGCTAGTCTGGAACATTCAATGGACGCCATTTATCATGAGATTCTATACATT ATGAACCAAGTGCAATCTGAACTAAGGCTTGCACGGTCCTTGATTGCTGAAAGGGACTCCGAGGTCCAACGTGTCCGCACGACCAACAATCAG TATGTAGAAGAGAATGAAAGACTCAGAGCTATTTTAGGAGAATGGAGCACCCGAGCTGCCAAg CTTGAGCGAGCATTGGAAGCCGAACGGATGTCAAATCTTGAATTACAAAGGAAGGTTTCAACGCAAAAAAATCAAGCACATATGTCAGTAGAAGCAACTGAACAAGGAGCTTAA
- the LOC101489343 gene encoding protein FIP1 isoform X4 has protein sequence MHLPFSNSQIPTHRITHHDDPNLELEDGNGEIPFSAIHISRGKRSLRCMQNQALCFDFRCCSFLDILHEAPLFAHRKAARVVGSVFYCILLASYATLAVGAQWIFRPVQGLISPVLCSCDVLLLLLTGIFQQYLVYQVQKIRLQGYYSFSQKLKFIVRIPFAITAYGTAAMLLVIVWKPYTGFLSISAILRIIMVVEALCAGCFMSLYIGYIHQYNSLNSHPDVLKSLYSPLQPSSSLEGLSRYHDGRLSDQQMALLQYQRENLHFLSEEILRLQESLSKYERTDDRSTPQVDLAHLLAARDQELRTISAEMNQVQSELRLARSLIAERDSEVQRVRTTNNQYVEENERLRAILGEWSTRAAKLERALEAERMSNLELQRKVSTQKNQAHMSVEATEQGA, from the exons ATGCACCTTCCTTTTTCCAATTCGCAGATTCCAACACACCGAATCACTCATCACGACGATCCAAACCTAGAACTAGAAGATGGCAACGGAGAGATTCCCTTCTCCGCCATCCACATCTCAAGAGGAAAACGCTCT TTACGATGCATGCAAAATCAAGCTCTCTGTTTTGATTTTCGTTGTTGTAGTTTTCTGGATATACTTCATGAGGCTCCTTTATTTGCTCACCGCAAAGCTGCAAGGGTTGTTGGAAGCGTTTTCTATTGCATACTATTGGCAA GTTATGCTACTTTGGCTGTAGGAGCTCAATGGATATTTCGTCCTGTGCAAGGATTGATATCTCCTGTGCTATGTAGTTGTGATGTTCTTCTTTTGCTGTTGACAG GAATCTTTCAACAATATCTGGTTTATCAAGTGCAGAAGATACGGTTGCAG GGCTATTATAGTTTCAGCCAGAAGTTGAAATTTATTGTTCGCATACCCTTCGCCATTACAGCTTATG GAACTGCTGCTATGCTACTTGTTATAGTCTGGAAACCGTACACTGGTTTTCTGTCAATCTCTGCAATATTGAG GATTATTATGGTAGTCGAAGCATTATGTGCTGGATGTTTTATGAGCCTTTACATTG GTTACATACACCAGTATAATTCATTGAACTCCCATCCTGATGTTCTGAAGTCCTTATACTCACCCCTACAACCATCAAGTTCTTTGGAGGGTCTAAG CAGGTACCATGATGGTAGGCTCTCTGATCAGCAAATGGCTTTGTTGCAATATCAGCGTGAAAATCTTCATTTTTTGAGCGAGGAG ATTCTTCGATTGCAAGAATCTTTAAGCAAATATGAAAGAACTGATGATCGGAGCACGCCTCAG GTTGACCTTGCTCATCTACTAGCAGCTCGTGATCAGGAACTGCGTACAATTTCTGCAGAG ATGAACCAAGTGCAATCTGAACTAAGGCTTGCACGGTCCTTGATTGCTGAAAGGGACTCCGAGGTCCAACGTGTCCGCACGACCAACAATCAG TATGTAGAAGAGAATGAAAGACTCAGAGCTATTTTAGGAGAATGGAGCACCCGAGCTGCCAAg CTTGAGCGAGCATTGGAAGCCGAACGGATGTCAAATCTTGAATTACAAAGGAAGGTTTCAACGCAAAAAAATCAAGCACATATGTCAGTAGAAGCAACTGAACAAGGAGCTTAA
- the LOC101489343 gene encoding protein FIP1 isoform X3: MHLPFSNSQIPTHRITHHDDPNLELEDGNGEIPFSAIHISRGKRSLRCMQNQALCFDFRCCSFLDILHEAPLFAHRKAARVVGSVFYCILLASYATLAVGAQWIFRPVQGLISPVLCSCDVLLLLLTGIFQQYLVYQVQKIRLQGYYSFSQKLKFIVRIPFAITAYGTAAMLLVIVWKPYTGFLSISAILRIIMVVEALCAGCFMSLYIGYIHQYNSLNSHPDVLKSLYSPLQPSSSLEGLSRYHDGRLSDQQMALLQYQRENLHFLSEEILRLQESLSKYERTDDRSTPQVDLAHLLAARDQELRTISAEITLRSLKMMASLEHSMDAIYHEILYIMNQVQSELRLARSLIAERDSEVQRVRTTNNQYVEENERLRAILGEWSTRAAKLERALEAERMSNLELQRKVSTQKNQAHMSVEATEQGA; the protein is encoded by the exons ATGCACCTTCCTTTTTCCAATTCGCAGATTCCAACACACCGAATCACTCATCACGACGATCCAAACCTAGAACTAGAAGATGGCAACGGAGAGATTCCCTTCTCCGCCATCCACATCTCAAGAGGAAAACGCTCT TTACGATGCATGCAAAATCAAGCTCTCTGTTTTGATTTTCGTTGTTGTAGTTTTCTGGATATACTTCATGAGGCTCCTTTATTTGCTCACCGCAAAGCTGCAAGGGTTGTTGGAAGCGTTTTCTATTGCATACTATTGGCAA GTTATGCTACTTTGGCTGTAGGAGCTCAATGGATATTTCGTCCTGTGCAAGGATTGATATCTCCTGTGCTATGTAGTTGTGATGTTCTTCTTTTGCTGTTGACAG GAATCTTTCAACAATATCTGGTTTATCAAGTGCAGAAGATACGGTTGCAG GGCTATTATAGTTTCAGCCAGAAGTTGAAATTTATTGTTCGCATACCCTTCGCCATTACAGCTTATG GAACTGCTGCTATGCTACTTGTTATAGTCTGGAAACCGTACACTGGTTTTCTGTCAATCTCTGCAATATTGAG GATTATTATGGTAGTCGAAGCATTATGTGCTGGATGTTTTATGAGCCTTTACATTG GTTACATACACCAGTATAATTCATTGAACTCCCATCCTGATGTTCTGAAGTCCTTATACTCACCCCTACAACCATCAAGTTCTTTGGAGGGTCTAAG CAGGTACCATGATGGTAGGCTCTCTGATCAGCAAATGGCTTTGTTGCAATATCAGCGTGAAAATCTTCATTTTTTGAGCGAGGAG ATTCTTCGATTGCAAGAATCTTTAAGCAAATATGAAAGAACTGATGATCGGAGCACGCCTCAG GTTGACCTTGCTCATCTACTAGCAGCTCGTGATCAGGAACTGCGTACAATTTCTGCAGAG ATAACTCTTAGAAG CCTGAAAATGATGGCTAGTCTGGAACATTCAATGGACGCCATTTATCATGAGATTCTATACATT ATGAACCAAGTGCAATCTGAACTAAGGCTTGCACGGTCCTTGATTGCTGAAAGGGACTCCGAGGTCCAACGTGTCCGCACGACCAACAATCAG TATGTAGAAGAGAATGAAAGACTCAGAGCTATTTTAGGAGAATGGAGCACCCGAGCTGCCAAg CTTGAGCGAGCATTGGAAGCCGAACGGATGTCAAATCTTGAATTACAAAGGAAGGTTTCAACGCAAAAAAATCAAGCACATATGTCAGTAGAAGCAACTGAACAAGGAGCTTAA